Proteins encoded by one window of Phytohabitans houttuyneae:
- a CDS encoding ABC transporter ATP-binding protein, with translation MDTQITQQPVDAPGVTAAAVELSGVSRVYGTRGAAVRALDNVDIAFAAGSWTAVMGPSGSGKSTLLHCAAGLEKVTSGRVRVAGRDITDASDAELTRLRRTVMGFVFQSFNLIGSLTAEQNVAMPLRLAGQRPPRRVVRDVLASVGLADRARHRPGELSGGQQQRVAIARAMVTRPAVLFADEPTGALDTKSARTVLGLLRAMVDNGGQTIVMVTHDPAAAASADRVVFLGDGRVVDRLERPTTRQVADLLARWEE, from the coding sequence GTGGACACGCAGATCACGCAACAGCCTGTGGACGCGCCCGGGGTGACGGCCGCGGCGGTGGAGCTGAGCGGTGTGAGCCGGGTGTACGGGACCCGCGGCGCCGCCGTGCGCGCACTGGACAATGTGGACATCGCCTTCGCGGCCGGCTCGTGGACGGCGGTGATGGGGCCGTCCGGCTCGGGCAAGTCGACGCTGCTGCACTGCGCCGCCGGCCTGGAGAAGGTGACCTCCGGCCGGGTGCGGGTCGCGGGGCGCGACATCACCGACGCGTCCGACGCCGAGCTCACGCGGCTGCGCCGTACCGTGATGGGCTTTGTTTTTCAGAGCTTCAACCTGATCGGCTCGCTGACCGCCGAGCAGAACGTGGCCATGCCGCTGCGCCTGGCCGGGCAGCGGCCGCCGCGGCGGGTGGTGCGCGACGTGCTGGCCTCCGTGGGCCTCGCCGACCGCGCCCGGCACCGCCCCGGCGAGCTCTCCGGCGGCCAGCAGCAGCGGGTGGCGATCGCGCGGGCGATGGTCACCCGGCCGGCCGTGCTCTTCGCCGACGAGCCGACCGGCGCGCTGGACACCAAGTCGGCGCGCACCGTGCTCGGCCTGCTCCGCGCGATGGTCGACAACGGCGGGCAGACGATCGTCATGGTCACCCACGACCCGGCCGCCGCGGCGAGCGCCGACCGGGTGGTCTTCCTCGGCGACGGGCGGGTGGTCGACCGGCTGGAGCGGCCCACCACGCGGCAGGTCGCCGACCTGCTGGCCCGGTGGGAGGAGTAG
- a CDS encoding FMN-dependent NADH-azoreductase, which produces MTTLLHISSSPRGARSESLAIAETFLETYRESHPDDHVESWNLWDEGALPPFGPDAAAAKMAVFAGADPEGDQAVAWRRAGETFARFAAADRYLFSVPMWNAGVPYILKQLIDVVSQPGMVFSFDPERGYTGLLTGRKAAVIYTSAVYGEGRPPSFGNDFQAPYFGGWLRWAGITDVEEIFFRPNLAVADADPGRRSAHARARDLAKTF; this is translated from the coding sequence ATGACCACCCTTCTGCACATCTCCTCGTCACCCCGTGGCGCCCGGTCCGAGTCCCTCGCGATCGCCGAGACGTTCCTCGAGACGTACCGGGAAAGCCACCCGGACGACCACGTCGAGAGCTGGAACCTGTGGGACGAGGGTGCCCTGCCGCCTTTCGGGCCCGACGCCGCCGCCGCGAAGATGGCGGTCTTCGCGGGCGCGGACCCGGAAGGCGACCAGGCCGTCGCGTGGCGGCGGGCCGGGGAGACGTTCGCGCGCTTCGCCGCCGCGGACCGCTACCTCTTCAGCGTGCCGATGTGGAACGCCGGCGTGCCGTACATCCTCAAGCAGCTCATCGACGTGGTCAGCCAGCCCGGCATGGTGTTCTCGTTCGACCCCGAGCGCGGCTACACCGGGCTGCTGACCGGGCGCAAGGCCGCGGTCATCTACACCAGCGCGGTGTACGGCGAGGGCCGCCCGCCCTCGTTCGGAAACGACTTCCAGGCGCCCTACTTCGGCGGCTGGCTGCGCTGGGCCGGCATCACCGACGTCGAAGAGATCTTCTTCCGCCCCAACCTGGCGGTCGCCGACGCCGACCCCGGGCGGCGGAGCGCCCACGCGCGCGCCCGCGACCTTGCCAAGACCTTCTGA
- a CDS encoding TetR/AcrR family transcriptional regulator, which produces MASDATGPQSVSASGVDELHVLRSSPPRERADAARNRAAVLDAAATLFREHGVAAVSMDAVAAAAGVGKGTLFRRFGDKAGLAVALLDARERELQDAILTGPAPLGPGRPGDEPARGERLAAFVEAYLTYALDHLDLLRMSETGSAGARYRIGAYRFWHRHVALLLAHRADPDADAHTLLAPLAAEHLRAVVAEVGAERVRGAMRALVRDIACAAPG; this is translated from the coding sequence ATGGCTTCGGACGCTACCGGACCGCAGTCCGTTTCCGCCAGCGGCGTGGACGAGCTGCACGTGTTGCGCTCGTCACCGCCCCGCGAGCGGGCCGACGCTGCCCGCAACCGCGCGGCCGTGCTGGACGCCGCGGCGACGCTCTTCCGCGAGCACGGGGTGGCCGCGGTGTCGATGGACGCGGTCGCGGCGGCCGCGGGCGTGGGCAAGGGCACGCTGTTCCGGCGGTTCGGCGACAAGGCGGGCCTGGCCGTCGCCCTGCTCGACGCCCGCGAGCGGGAGCTGCAGGACGCGATCCTCACCGGCCCCGCCCCGCTCGGACCCGGCCGGCCCGGCGACGAGCCGGCGCGCGGCGAGCGGCTGGCCGCGTTCGTCGAGGCGTACCTCACGTACGCCTTGGACCACCTCGACCTGCTCCGGATGTCGGAGACCGGTTCGGCCGGCGCGCGCTACCGGATCGGGGCGTACCGCTTCTGGCACCGCCACGTGGCGCTGCTGCTGGCCCACCGCGCCGACCCGGACGCCGACGCCCACACGCTGCTCGCGCCGCTCGCCGCCGAGCACCTGCGCGCCGTCGTGGCCGAGGTGGGCGCCGAGCGGGTGCGCGGAGCGATGCGCGCCCTGGTCAGAGACATAGCCTGTGCCGCACCTGGGTAG
- a CDS encoding DUF6582 domain-containing protein: protein MTAKQRTDLPKSAYAFPRVRKEPLNDASHVRNAIARFDQVQDVTDEERREAFERIQRAAKKFDIEMSAERWQELGKPSKN from the coding sequence ATGACCGCAAAGCAGAGGACAGACCTACCAAAGAGCGCGTACGCGTTTCCGCGCGTCCGCAAGGAGCCGCTCAACGACGCCTCACACGTCCGCAACGCGATCGCCCGCTTCGACCAGGTGCAGGACGTGACGGACGAGGAGCGCCGCGAGGCGTTCGAGCGGATCCAGCGAGCGGCGAAGAAGTTCGACATCGAGATGTCCGCGGAGCGCTGGCAAGAGCTCGGCAAGCCGTCAAAGAACTGA
- a CDS encoding dihydrofolate reductase family protein, giving the protein MAKVIVALTMSVDGFIAGANDGQDLPLGEGGARLFDWYFDGDRPIRPYAEAAARGVRVPPFALSAASAEVFEELAESGGAVVTGRRTYDIAGAWGGNGPVPGVPLFVVTHRVPDSVPSGESAYTFVTDGVASAVEQAKAVAGDRHVSLMGAAAPQACLREGLLDEIQIHLVPVLLGAGVRLFDHLGTERVELDLVRVVDAPGVTHLRYRVVR; this is encoded by the coding sequence ATGGCCAAGGTGATCGTCGCGCTGACGATGTCGGTGGACGGCTTCATCGCCGGCGCGAACGACGGGCAGGACCTACCGCTCGGCGAGGGCGGCGCGCGGCTGTTCGACTGGTACTTCGACGGTGACCGGCCGATCCGCCCGTACGCGGAGGCGGCCGCGCGGGGAGTGCGGGTGCCGCCGTTCGCGCTCTCCGCCGCCAGCGCCGAGGTGTTCGAAGAACTGGCCGAGTCCGGCGGCGCGGTCGTGACGGGGCGCCGCACGTACGACATCGCCGGCGCCTGGGGCGGCAACGGCCCGGTGCCCGGCGTGCCGCTCTTCGTGGTCACCCACCGCGTGCCGGACAGCGTGCCCAGCGGGGAGAGCGCGTACACGTTCGTCACGGACGGGGTGGCCAGCGCGGTCGAGCAGGCCAAGGCGGTGGCCGGCGACCGGCACGTGAGCCTGATGGGCGCGGCCGCGCCGCAGGCGTGCCTGCGCGAGGGCTTGCTGGACGAGATCCAGATCCACCTCGTGCCGGTACTGCTCGGTGCCGGCGTCCGCCTCTTCGACCACCTCGGCACCGAGCGCGTCGAGCTCGACCTCGTACGGGTCGTCGACGCGCCGGGCGTCACCCACCTGCGGTACCGCGTGGTCCGGTGA
- a CDS encoding SPFH domain-containing protein, with protein sequence MADITRRLFLRHLRGAPTAYVRHVVRGRVRHEGVGTSFWYRPLNAVISEVPVDDRELPLLFHARTADFADVTVQATVTYRMGDPALAATRLDFSIDPLRGGWRGQPLDQVATLLAELAQQPALDLLARVPLTEALADIATLREAVASALAGDQRLAEIGTSVVSSRVVAIRPEPDVERALQTPTRESVQQEADRATYARRAIAVEQERAIAENELQSKIELARREQQLVEQRGANDRRTAELESAAKLVTSQGQTDRARLAADSERVREQARADGLRAVGLASAEAEVARLAAYRDVPESVLYALALEKLAGQLPQIGELTITPDVVTKLVGRLANGHGER encoded by the coding sequence ATGGCCGACATCACGAGAAGACTGTTCCTGCGGCACCTGCGCGGGGCGCCGACGGCCTACGTGCGGCACGTCGTCCGCGGGCGGGTGCGGCACGAGGGAGTGGGCACGTCGTTCTGGTACCGGCCGCTGAACGCGGTGATCTCCGAGGTGCCGGTCGACGACCGCGAGCTGCCGCTGCTGTTCCACGCCCGCACGGCCGACTTCGCGGACGTGACCGTGCAGGCCACGGTCACCTACCGGATGGGCGACCCGGCGCTGGCCGCCACCCGGCTCGACTTCTCCATCGACCCGCTCCGCGGCGGGTGGCGCGGACAGCCGCTCGACCAGGTCGCCACGCTGCTGGCCGAGTTGGCCCAGCAGCCCGCGCTCGACCTGCTCGCCCGGGTGCCGCTCACCGAGGCGCTGGCTGACATCGCCACCCTCCGCGAGGCGGTGGCGTCGGCCCTCGCCGGTGACCAGCGGCTCGCCGAGATCGGCACGAGCGTGGTCTCGTCGCGGGTGGTCGCGATCCGCCCCGAGCCGGACGTCGAGCGGGCGCTGCAGACGCCGACCCGGGAGTCGGTGCAGCAGGAGGCCGACCGGGCCACCTACGCGCGCCGCGCGATCGCCGTCGAGCAGGAGCGGGCGATCGCGGAAAACGAGCTGCAAAGCAAGATCGAGCTGGCCCGCCGCGAGCAGCAGTTGGTCGAGCAGCGCGGCGCCAACGACCGCCGCACGGCCGAGCTGGAGTCGGCGGCCAAGCTCGTCACCAGCCAGGGGCAGACCGATCGCGCACGGCTCGCGGCCGACTCGGAGCGGGTGCGCGAGCAGGCCCGTGCCGACGGTCTCCGCGCGGTCGGCCTCGCCTCGGCGGAGGCGGAGGTCGCCCGGCTGGCCGCCTACCGCGACGTCCCCGAGTCGGTCCTCTACGCCCTCGCGCTGGAAAAGCTGGCCGGCCAGCTCCCGCAGATCGGTGAGCTGACCATCACGCCGGACGTGGTGACGAAGCTGGTCGGCCGCTTGGCCAACGGGCACGGCGAGCGATGA
- a CDS encoding HAMP domain-containing sensor histidine kinase, translating into MTRVWRSLRVRLATLGFLAIYLPALLLFGVILATDTEVTVETGEPATSTRHLAGWPLATLLALGPVAAATAWWWAGRAVRPLHRVRAVAEDIEATDLSRRIGLAEGPAEVTALAAAFDAMLDRLEAAARVQRHLVEETSHELRLPLSVLMTNAEVLLAHPAPTVEVYRQGLERAKAAADRLQRTVEELLVDARGRARTLDRRPVDLMSVVRGVVVDAGAVAAARGVTVAVAGPPAVVCRVDEPTVRRAISNLLDNATRHAPAGSTVDVHIEQEPDRVAVTVTDRGPGVPAAEQERIFERFWSGGESGTGLGLPIASQIARAHGGDVTVTSPGPEGNGSAFRMTLR; encoded by the coding sequence GTGACGCGGGTGTGGCGTTCGCTGCGGGTGCGGCTCGCGACCCTCGGCTTCCTCGCCATCTACCTGCCGGCGCTGCTGCTCTTCGGCGTCATCCTGGCGACCGACACCGAGGTCACGGTGGAGACCGGTGAGCCGGCGACCTCGACCCGCCACCTCGCCGGCTGGCCGCTCGCCACGCTGCTCGCGCTCGGCCCGGTGGCCGCCGCGACGGCGTGGTGGTGGGCCGGTCGCGCCGTGCGCCCGCTGCACCGGGTGCGGGCCGTCGCCGAGGACATCGAGGCCACCGACCTGAGCCGCCGTATCGGCCTGGCCGAGGGCCCGGCCGAGGTCACCGCGCTCGCCGCCGCCTTCGACGCGATGCTCGACCGCCTCGAGGCCGCGGCGCGGGTGCAGCGGCACCTCGTCGAGGAGACAAGCCACGAGCTGCGCCTGCCGCTGTCGGTCCTGATGACGAACGCGGAGGTGCTGCTCGCCCACCCGGCACCCACCGTCGAGGTCTACCGCCAAGGGCTCGAACGCGCCAAGGCGGCCGCCGACCGTCTACAGCGGACGGTGGAGGAGCTGCTCGTCGACGCGCGCGGTCGGGCGCGCACCCTCGACCGCCGGCCGGTCGACCTGATGTCCGTCGTGCGCGGCGTGGTCGTGGACGCCGGCGCGGTGGCGGCGGCCCGCGGTGTGACGGTCGCCGTCGCCGGCCCGCCCGCCGTCGTGTGCCGGGTGGACGAGCCGACGGTACGGCGTGCCATCTCCAACCTCCTCGACAACGCGACCCGCCACGCACCGGCCGGCTCCACAGTGGACGTCCACATCGAGCAGGAACCCGATCGGGTGGCCGTCACCGTCACCGACCGCGGCCCCGGCGTACCAGCCGCCGAGCAGGAGCGGATTTTCGAACGGTTCTGGAGCGGCGGCGAGTCCGGCACCGGCCTCGGACTGCCGATAGCCAGCCAGATCGCGCGGGCGCACGGCGGTGATGTCACAGTGACCTCACCCGGCCCGGAAGGCAACGGCTCCGCCTTCCGCATGACCCTGCGCTGA